A window of the Oncorhynchus masou masou isolate Uvic2021 chromosome 13, UVic_Omas_1.1, whole genome shotgun sequence genome harbors these coding sequences:
- the c13h6orf62 gene encoding uncharacterized protein C6orf62 homolog, producing MGDPTWRRNQTRDRLRAQIRKKRESLADQFDFKIYIAFVFKDKKKKSALFEVAEVVPVMTNNYEDNILKGVQASSYSLQSSMELLQKDVVQLHAPRYQSMRRDVIGCTQEMDFILWPRNDIEKIVCLLFSRWKGAEEEPFRPVQAKFEFHHGDYEKQLLHAVGRRDKAGMVMNNPTQSVFLFMDRQHLQTPKTKATVFKLCSLCLYLPQDQLTCWGVGDIEDHLLPYMPD from the exons ATGGGGGACCCAACCTGGAGAAGAAACCAAACTAGAGATCGACTCCGTGCTCAGATTCGAAAGAAAAGGGAATCTTTGGCAGACCAGTTTGACTTCAAGATCTACATCGCCTTTGTGTTCAAGGACAAG AAGAAGAAGTCTGCGCTGTTCGAGGTAGCTGAAGTGGTACCAGTGATGACCAACAACTATGAAGACAATATCCTGAAAGGTGTGCAGGCTTCCAGCTACTCCCTCCAGAGCTCCATGGAACTTCTGCAGAAAGATGTCGTGCAGTTGCACGCCCCACGCTACCAATCAATGCGCAGG gatGTCATAGGATGCACCCAGGAGATGGACTTCATCCTGTGGCCGCGCAACGACATAGAGAAGATAGTCTGTCTCTTGTTCTCCAGATGGAAGGGGGCCGAGGAAGAACCCTTCAGGCCTGTTCAG GCCAAGTTTGAGTTTCATCATGGAGACTACGAGAAGCAGTTGTTGCATGCTGTCGGCCGGAGGGACAAGGCTGGAATGGTTATGAACAACCCAACTCAGTCGGTCTTCCTCTTTATGGACCGACAGCACTTACAG ACTCCTAAAACCAAGGCCACAGTTTTTAAGTTGTGCAGCCTTTGCCTGTACCTGCCCCAGGACCAGCTAACGTGCTGGGGCGTTGGCGACATCGAAGACCATCTCCTCCCGTACATGCCCGACTAG
- the acot13 gene encoding acyl-coenzyme A thioesterase 13 translates to MVSLSLNSLKTIMRAMVDSPGFDRVLSKVDIVTASPGKVVCEFKVEEEHTNRGGTLHGGLTATLVDVISTTAIMYTERGAPGVSVDMNITYMNAAKMGEDVLITATVLKQGRTLAFATVDLTSKASGKLIAQGRHTKHLGS, encoded by the exons ATGGTTTCTCTGTCTTTAAACTCGTTAAAAACAATTATGCGGGCGATGGTGGACAGTCCGGGGTTTGATCGAGTTTTAAGTAAG GTGGACATTGTAACAGCCAGCCCAGGGAAAGTGGTGTGTGAGTTTAAAGTGGAAGAGGAACACACAAACCGAGGGGGCACCCTTCACGGGGGTCTGACAGCAACACTGGTCGATGTCATCTCCACCACTGCCATCATGTACACAGAACGGGGAGCACCCGGTGTCAGCGTGGACATGAACATCAC GTACATGAATGCTGCCAAGATGGGCGAGGACGTGCTGATCACAGCCACAGTGTTGAAGCAAGGACGGACCCTGGCATTCGCTACTGTAGACCTCACTAGCAAAGCCTCTGGGAAACTCATCGCACAAGGAAGACACACAAAGCACCTTGGGAGCTAG